In one window of Clostridia bacterium DNA:
- a CDS encoding DEAD/DEAH box helicase family protein — MGQPFFFNKNCVIGDQDYLYFRLQKAIARAKKIDLLVAFLMESGVRLLENDLCQAVERGAALRILCGNYLQITQPQALYLLKDLLGEKVDLRFYNQPQKAFHPKAYLFENEQGGEIFVGSSNLSRTALTDGLEWNYRITAEKSPQDYHYFKQTFEELFLNHSIIINDQELRRYSKSWKKPKLFEIAGKFQEIQDEYQLEASNLIKYPRPLGAQIEALYELKQTRLEGWDKGLVVAATGTGKTFLAAFDSQNFKRVLFVAHRQEILEQAARTFRCVRPETAFGFFTGERKDINCDLLMATVQTLSQPEYLQIKYFSPQYFDYLIIDEFHHAAADSYQRILDYFRPRFLLGLTATPERMDNQDVFALCDYNLVYEVRLKEAINKGWLVPFRYYGIYDETDYSDLEYRQGRYCTEELEQVLQINRRADLILRHYLQYNSRRALGFCVSRRHAIFMAQYFLEKGIQAAAVISGNQQTVGVLERDQALRKFRQGKLKVLFSVDLFNEGLDIPTVDLVMFLRPTESPTVFLQQLGRGLRRSKGKKYVNVLDFIGNYKQAPLIPYLLTGKSPNLTKQTKGSGFLPEEHEYPQDCFVNFELRLIDLFKKMSSEEKSFREKVLAEYRRIKDFLGERPSRLQMYTYLDADIYQLMCTRKKDNIFRDYLSYLELLGELTMAEKELLDTKAHDFIRLVENTRLTKMYKIPVFLAFYNQGKMKLSINSQEIYESFRQFYQVSSNAIDLLRSKNTRDYQTWGPKEYLRLAWENPLHFLEQTAPEMFFSRNGCFCLSADLESYLNKSAFLQHFKDVLDYRTRRFYKERLEKHLKEWGGSI, encoded by the coding sequence TTTATTTGTTAAAGGATTTATTGGGAGAAAAAGTTGACTTGCGTTTTTATAATCAGCCCCAAAAGGCTTTTCATCCTAAGGCTTATCTGTTTGAAAATGAACAAGGGGGGGAAATTTTTGTTGGTTCTTCCAATCTTTCGCGTACGGCTTTAACCGATGGCCTAGAGTGGAATTATCGAATAACTGCTGAGAAAAGTCCTCAGGATTATCATTATTTTAAACAAACTTTTGAGGAGCTTTTTTTAAATCATTCTATAATAATTAATGATCAGGAATTACGTCGATATTCAAAAAGTTGGAAAAAACCTAAGCTCTTTGAAATAGCTGGTAAGTTTCAAGAAATTCAAGATGAATACCAATTAGAGGCAAGTAATCTGATTAAATATCCGCGTCCTTTGGGTGCACAAATTGAAGCCTTATATGAATTAAAGCAAACTCGCCTCGAGGGCTGGGATAAAGGTTTGGTTGTCGCGGCCACAGGAACGGGAAAGACTTTTTTGGCGGCATTTGATTCACAAAATTTTAAAAGAGTATTATTTGTGGCACATCGTCAGGAAATTTTAGAACAAGCGGCACGTACTTTTCGTTGTGTGCGTCCAGAGACTGCATTTGGTTTTTTTACTGGTGAACGAAAAGATATTAATTGTGATCTTTTAATGGCTACAGTACAAACTTTAAGTCAGCCGGAATATTTGCAGATAAAATATTTTTCCCCGCAATACTTTGATTATTTGATAATTGATGAATTTCATCATGCGGCTGCCGATAGCTATCAACGTATTTTAGATTATTTTCGGCCCCGTTTTTTATTGGGTTTGACGGCAACACCTGAAAGAATGGATAATCAAGATGTTTTTGCTTTATGTGATTATAATTTAGTTTATGAAGTAAGGTTAAAAGAGGCCATTAATAAAGGTTGGTTAGTTCCTTTTCGTTATTATGGTATTTATGATGAAACTGATTATAGTGATTTGGAATATCGGCAGGGCCGTTACTGTACCGAAGAATTGGAACAAGTTTTACAAATAAATCGGCGTGCTGATTTAATTTTACGACATTATTTGCAGTATAATAGTAGGAGGGCTTTAGGTTTTTGTGTTAGCCGCCGTCATGCTATTTTTATGGCACAATATTTTTTGGAAAAAGGTATTCAGGCTGCCGCAGTTATTAGCGGTAATCAGCAAACTGTTGGTGTGCTTGAGCGTGATCAAGCCCTGCGTAAATTTAGACAGGGTAAACTTAAGGTGCTTTTTTCTGTAGATTTATTTAATGAAGGTTTAGATATTCCCACTGTGGATTTGGTGATGTTTTTAAGACCTACTGAATCACCTACAGTTTTTTTGCAGCAATTGGGTAGGGGCTTAAGAAGAAGTAAAGGGAAAAAATATGTTAATGTTTTAGATTTTATTGGTAATTATAAACAAGCACCTTTAATTCCTTATTTATTGACAGGAAAAAGTCCAAATTTGACGAAGCAAACAAAAGGCAGTGGTTTTTTGCCGGAAGAACACGAATATCCGCAGGATTGTTTTGTTAATTTTGAGCTTCGTTTAATTGATCTTTTTAAAAAAATGTCGTCTGAAGAGAAGAGTTTTCGTGAAAAAGTATTGGCCGAGTATCGGCGAATTAAGGATTTTTTGGGGGAAAGGCCATCTCGTTTACAGATGTATACTTATTTAGATGCAGATATTTATCAATTGATGTGTACTCGTAAAAAGGATAATATTTTTCGCGATTATTTAAGTTATTTGGAACTGCTTGGTGAATTAACTATGGCCGAAAAGGAACTTTTGGATACAAAAGCACATGACTTTATTCGGTTGGTGGAAAATACGCGTCTGACTAAGATGTATAAAATACCTGTTTTTCTCGCTTTTTATAATCAAGGAAAAATGAAATTAAGTATTAATTCCCAAGAAATTTACGAAAGTTTCCGTCAGTTTTATCAAGTAAGTTCCAATGCTATTGATCTTCTTAGGAGTAAAAATACGCGGGATTATCAAACCTGGGGGCCAAAAGAATATTTGCGTTTGGCTTGGGAAAATCCGCTTCATTTTCTAGAGCAAACTGCCCCGGAAATGTTTTTTTCTCGGAATGGCTGTTTTTGCTTGTCCGCGGATTTAGAGAGTTATTTAAATAAGTCGGCTTTTTTACAGCATTTTAAAGACGTCCTTGATTATCGAACCCGCCGTTTTTATAAAGAGAGATTGGAAAAACATTTAAAAGAGTGGGGTGGTTCAATATGA
- the thpR gene encoding RNA 2',3'-cyclic phosphodiesterase, translating into MRLFIAINFSWELKQALNEQIEKLKTIAYRGNFTLPENLHLTLAFLGKVEPFKIPLIKQAMQGVEVAPFKLTLGGLGVFRRKDGDLYWLAVQKNSYLLSLHEQLWKGLVEWNGKERFRPHITLGRRVFLKEKLLWEEFGENWAITVQEISLMQSERIKGKLIYREKYVKKL; encoded by the coding sequence ATGCGTTTGTTTATTGCCATTAATTTTTCCTGGGAACTGAAACAAGCACTAAATGAACAGATTGAAAAATTAAAAACTATCGCCTATAGGGGGAATTTTACTTTACCGGAAAACTTACATCTAACTTTAGCTTTTTTGGGTAAAGTTGAACCTTTTAAAATTCCCTTAATTAAACAAGCCATGCAGGGGGTAGAGGTAGCTCCTTTTAAATTAACCTTGGGTGGTTTAGGTGTTTTTCGGCGTAAAGATGGCGACCTTTATTGGCTGGCTGTTCAAAAAAATAGCTACTTGTTATCACTTCATGAACAGTTGTGGAAGGGATTGGTGGAGTGGAATGGGAAAGAGCGTTTTCGACCTCATATCACTTTGGGACGGAGGGTGTTTTTAAAAGAAAAATTATTATGGGAAGAATTTGGGGAAAATTGGGCAATAACTGTTCAAGAAATTAGTTTAATGCAGTCTGAACGAATTAAAGGTAAATTAATTTATCGAGAAAAGTATGTAAAAAAACTTTAG
- a CDS encoding methylated-DNA--[protein]-cysteine S-methyltransferase, whose amino-acid sequence MAFFIVETIIGEIGLEEKDEKLIRVYLPNEKINKEIRATPLLKKAAKELQQYLCGELERFTLPLELTGSLFMQKVWRELENIAYGTTVTYGEIAQRIAQPRAARAVGMACRRNPLPFFIPCHRVVGSKGKLVGYRGGLELKKWLLELEVCQI is encoded by the coding sequence ATGGCATTTTTTATTGTCGAAACAATTATTGGTGAGATTGGTTTGGAAGAAAAGGACGAAAAATTAATACGGGTTTATTTGCCTAATGAAAAAATAAACAAGGAAATTAGGGCTACACCCTTGCTTAAAAAAGCGGCAAAAGAGTTACAGCAATATTTATGTGGTGAATTGGAGAGGTTTACCCTGCCTTTGGAATTAACAGGTAGCTTATTTATGCAAAAAGTGTGGCGGGAATTAGAAAATATTGCTTATGGTACCACGGTCACTTATGGGGAAATAGCTCAAAGAATTGCTCAGCCGAGGGCGGCTCGTGCTGTAGGAATGGCCTGTCGGCGTAATCCTTTGCCTTTCTTTATCCCTTGTCATCGGGTAGTAGGAAGTAAAGGAAAATTAGTTGGTTATCGTGGTGGCTTGGAATTAAAAAAATG
- a CDS encoding nucleoside triphosphate pyrophosphohydrolase, protein MIKYDKLVRDRIPEIIEADDKKALTRVLGIEETKNYLGLKLKEELEEYLTSNQVEELADLQEVIFALLECHGITRSEFEKIRLKKVKQRGAFSRKLLLEAVIE, encoded by the coding sequence ATGATAAAATATGATAAATTAGTAAGGGATAGGATTCCCGAAATCATTGAGGCAGATGATAAAAAGGCTTTAACTAGGGTTTTAGGAATTGAGGAAACAAAAAATTATTTAGGTTTAAAATTAAAAGAGGAATTGGAAGAATATTTAACAAGTAATCAAGTAGAAGAATTAGCTGATTTACAGGAAGTAATTTTTGCTTTGCTGGAATGCCACGGCATTACACGGTCTGAATTTGAAAAAATTAGATTAAAAAAGGTAAAGCAGCGAGGGGCCTTTTCCCGAAAATTACTTTTGGAGGCGGTAATCGAGTAA